TGCGAACTTCTTCCGCGTGGTCGAGCAGATGCAGACCCGCCTGCGCGCCAATCCGATTCCGGTCGTGGTGCCGATCGGCGCCGAAGACGGTTTCGAAGGCGTGGTCGATCTCCTGAAGATGAAAGCCATCATTTGGGACGAAGCCAGCCAGGGCATGAAGTTCGAATACGGTGACATTCCGGCCGACCTCGAGTCCGTGGCCCAGGAATGGCGCGAAAAAATGGTCGAGGCAGCTGCCGAGGCCAGCGAAGAGTTGATGAACAAGTACCTGGAAGAGGGCGAGCTCTCGGAAGAGGAAATCATCGGCGGTCTGCGTACCCGTACCCTGAACTGCGAAATCCAGCCGATGCTGTGCGGTACCGCGTTCAAGAACAAGGGTGTGCAGCGCATGCTGGACGCCGTGATCGAACTGCTGCCGTCGCCGATCGACGTGCCGCCGATCACCGGTGAAGAAGACGGCCAGCCGGCCATTCGTCCGGCTTCGGACGAAGCTCCGTTCTCGGCTCTGGCATTCAAGCTGATGAACGACCCGTACGTGGGTCAGCTGACCTTCTTCCGTGCCTACTCCGGCGTGGTCAGCTCGGGTGACACCGTGCTGAACTCGGTGAAGGACAAGAAGGAACGCATCGGCCGTATCGTGCAGATGCACGCCAACGACCGCAAGGAAATCGACGAAGTGCGTGCCGGCGACATCGCCGCTGCCATCGGCCTGAAGGATGTCACTACCGGTGAAACCCTGTGTGCCGTTGATGCGCCGATCATTCTGGAACGCATGGAATTCCCGGAGCCGGTGATTCACGTTGCCGTTGAACCGAAGACCAAGGCCGACCAGGAAAAGATGGGCATCGCCCTCGGCCGCCTCGCTCGCGAAGATCCCTCGTTCCGCGTCCGTACCGACGAAGAATCCGGCCAGACCATCATTTCGGGCATGGGTGAACTCCACCTCGAAATCATTGTCGACCGCATGAAGCGTGAATTCGGCGTGGAAGCCAACGTGGGTGCTCCGCAAGTGGCTTACCGCGAAACCATCACCAAGACCGTGACCGATGTTGACGGCAAGCACGTCAAGCAGTCTGGCGGCAAGGGTCAGTACGGTCACTGCGTGATCACGCTGGAACCGTCCGGTGAAGGCAAGGGCTACCAGTTCTTCGACGAAATCAAGGGTGGCGTGATTCCGCGCGAATTCATCCCGTCGGTGGACAAGGGGATCCAGAACACCCTCAACAACGGTATTCTGGCCGGCTTCCCGGTGGTTGACGTGACCGTGCGCCTGACCTTCGGTTCCTACCACGACGTTGACTCGTCGCAGATCGCCTTTGAACTGGCCGGCTCGATGGCCTTCAAGGAAGCCAT
The window above is part of the Laribacter hongkongensis DSM 14985 genome. Proteins encoded here:
- the fusA gene encoding elongation factor G produces the protein MARKTPIERYRNIGISAHIDAGKTTTTERILFYTGVNHKIGEVHDGAATMDWMEQEQERGITITSAATTTFWKGMSLQFPEHRFNIIDTPGHVDFTVEVERSMRVLDGAVMVYCAVGGVQPQSETVWRQATKYKVPRLAFVNKMDRQGANFFRVVEQMQTRLRANPIPVVVPIGAEDGFEGVVDLLKMKAIIWDEASQGMKFEYGDIPADLESVAQEWREKMVEAAAEASEELMNKYLEEGELSEEEIIGGLRTRTLNCEIQPMLCGTAFKNKGVQRMLDAVIELLPSPIDVPPITGEEDGQPAIRPASDEAPFSALAFKLMNDPYVGQLTFFRAYSGVVSSGDTVLNSVKDKKERIGRIVQMHANDRKEIDEVRAGDIAAAIGLKDVTTGETLCAVDAPIILERMEFPEPVIHVAVEPKTKADQEKMGIALGRLAREDPSFRVRTDEESGQTIISGMGELHLEIIVDRMKREFGVEANVGAPQVAYRETITKTVTDVDGKHVKQSGGKGQYGHCVITLEPSGEGKGYQFFDEIKGGVIPREFIPSVDKGIQNTLNNGILAGFPVVDVTVRLTFGSYHDVDSSQIAFELAGSMAFKEAMRRASPVILEPMMAVEVETPEEYMGDVMGDLSRRRGIVQGMDDDGLGGKKVRAEVPLAEMFGYSTDLRSATQGRATYSMEFKHYSEAPRNVAEAVMAARK